A region of Heteronotia binoei isolate CCM8104 ecotype False Entrance Well chromosome 2, APGP_CSIRO_Hbin_v1, whole genome shotgun sequence DNA encodes the following proteins:
- the RABGAP1L gene encoding rab GTPase-activating protein 1-like isoform X5, which produces MIENSSCPVTLVEKENRRLQEASMRLEQENDDLAHELVTSKIALRNDLDQAEDKADVLNKELLLTKQKLVETEEEKRKQEEETAQLKEIFRKQLEKAESEIKKTAAIIAEYKQICSQLSSRLEKQQTASKEELEVVKGKVMACKHCSEIFSKEGTLKAPVVPRESQGMETDDEKDALKKQLREMELDLAQTKLQLVEAKCKIQELEHQRGALMSEIQAAKNSWFSKTLNSIKTATGTQPPSPPQQQQQPPPPLMPSLPKEGST; this is translated from the exons AAGGAGAACCGCAGGCTTCAGGAAGCCAGCATGAGGCTTGAGCAAGAGAATGATGACCTTGCGCATGAACTTGTAACAAGCAAAATCGCTCTACGAAATGACTTGGACCAG GCTGAAGACAAGGCGGATGTTCTGAACAAGGAATTGCTACTTACAAAGCAGAAACTAGTGGAGACTGAAGAGGAGAAACGGAAACAGGAAGAAGAAACAGCCCAG CTGAAAGAAATCTTCAGAAAACAGCTGGAGAAGGCAGAATCTGAAATAAAGAAGACTGCTGCCATTATTGCAGAATATAAACAA ATTTGTTCCCAGCTGAGTAGCAGGCTGGAGAAACAGCAGACTGCCAGTAAAGAGGAACTGGAGGTTGTGAAG GGCAAGGTGATGGCATGCAAACACTGCAGTGAAATCTTCAGTAAAGAAGGGACTCTGAAAGCACCTGTTGTACCTAGAGAAAGCCAAGGGATGGAAACAGATGATGAAAAGGATGCCCTTAAGAAACAGCTGAGAGAGATggaactggacctggcacagaCCAAACTACAACTTGTGGAGGCCAAATGCAAAATACAG GAACTGGAGCACCAGAGAGGAGCTCTTATGAGTGAAATCCAAGCAGCCAAAAACTCTTGGTTTAGCAAAACCCTGAACTCTATCAAAACTGCAACTGGCACACAGCCACCCTCAcccccgcagcagcagcagcagccaccaccacctctgatGCCATCCTTGCCCAAAGAGGGGAGCACATAG